Part of the bacterium genome, GTTGCCCGCCGTGCGGATCACGAACACCACCAGCGTCTGCGTGGCCAGAGACTCCACGAACCAGCCGGTGCGGAACAACGGCGCGTCGGCGGAGGCGCGGAACGCCCAGAGCAGGATCCCGAACGTGAGGAAGTCGAAGAGCGAGCTGATCGGGCCGATGATCGTCATGAAGTGGACGATGAAGCCGATCTGCCACCGCTTCGGCCGGCGCAGCAGGGCGGGATCGACGTTGTCGGCGGGAATGCCGGCCTGCGAGGCGTCGTAGAGGAAGTTGTTCAGCAGGATCTGCGTCGGCAGCATCGGCAGGAAGGGCAGGAAGAGCGACGCCGCCGCCATGCTGAACATGTTGCCGAAGTTCGAGCTCGTGCCCATGACGATGTACTTCATGATGTTGGCGAAGCAGCGGCGCCCCTCGACGACCCCGTCGTTCAGGACTTCGAGGTCCTTTTCCAGAAGGATGACCTTGGCCGCGTCCTTCGCCACCTCCACCCCGTTCACGACCGAGATGCCGACGTCCGCGGTGTGCAGCGACGGGGCGTCGTTGATGCCGTCGCCCAAGCAGCCGACGACGTGCCCGCGGGCCTTGAGGGCCGAGATGACCCGGTTCTTCTGCTCCGGCGAAACGCGCGCGAAGATGGCGCCGAGCTCCGCCTGGCAGGCCAGCGCGGCGTCGTCCATGGCGTCCACGTCGCCGCCGACGACGATCCGGTCGGCCGCCAGTCCGACGTCGTGCGCGATCTTCCGGGTCACGTACTGGTTGTCGCCGGTCATGATGACCACCGAGACGCCGTTCTTCTTCAGCGCCTCGAGCACGGCGAGGATCCCCTCCTTGGGCGGATCGAGAAAGGCCGCGAAACCGGCCAGCGTCATGTCGCGCTCGGCCGCCGTCGTGTAGGCCGCCCGCTCGTCCACTTTCGACACGGCGACCCCGAGCGTGCGGTAGCCTTCGGCGCTGAGCCGTCGGAACGTCGCCGCCGCCTGGGCGCGCAGGGCGTCGTCGAACGGCCGGGGAGCGCCGTCCACGTTCACGGTCCCGCAGATCGCGAGGACGCTCTCGACCTCGCCCTTGGCGACGAGGAGGCGATCGGCCCCGTGGCGCAGCACCACCGAGAGGCGCTTGCGCGCGAAGTCGAACGGGATCTCGTCCACCTTCTCGTACTCCGCGATGGGCGGCGGCGCGTGTTTGAGGACCGCCGCGTCCAAGGGGCTCGCGATGCCGGCCTCGAAGTGGCTGTTCAGGTAGACGAGCTGGAGCACGCTCGCGTCGTCCCGGCCTTGGATGTCCACGTGGCGGTCGAGCACGATCTCGCCTTCGGTGATCGTGCCCGTCTTGTCGCTGCAGAGGATGTCGATGCTGCCGAAGTCCTCGATCGCCGCCAGCTGCTTGACGAGGACCTTCTTCTTGGTCATCAGCCGCGCGCCGTGGGCCAGCGTGACCGTGATGATCATCGGCATCATCTCGGGCGCCATCCCCACGGCCAGCGCGACGGAGAACAGGAACGACTCCAGCAGCGGTCGATGGAGCACGATGTTGACGAGCAGGACGAAGAGCACGAGCAGCATGATCACCCGCGTGATCATCAGCCCGAAGTGGCGGATGCCGCGGCCGAACTCGGTCTCCGGCGGCCGCGCGGCCAAGCGCTCGGCGATCGCGCCGAGGGCGGTGTCCCGTCCGGTGCGCGCGACGACCGCGCGGGCCATTCCGGTCTGGACGGAGGTGCCGAGGAAGACGCTGTTGAGCGCGTCGCCGACCGCGTGCTTCCCCGCCGGGAGATCGGCCGCCGACTTGTCGACGGGCAGAGACTCGCCGGTGAGCGCCGACTCGCGCACGTGCAGGTCCTTCGCCTCCAGCAGCCGGGCGTCGGCGGGCGCCAGGTCCCCCGCGTTCAGCCGGACGACGTCGCCCGGGACCAGTTCGGCGATCGGCAGTTCCCGCTCTCGTCCGTCGCGCAGCACGGCGGCCGTCGTCGCCACCTGCCTGCGGATCTCCTCCACCGCGCGGCGGGCCTGAAACTCCATGAAGAAGTTCAGCAGGACGCTGAGGAGGACGATCGCGATGATGATCAGCCCGCCGACCGGGTCCCCCAGCGAAAGCGAGACCGCGCCGGCCGCGACGAGGATGACGACGAGCGGATTGGCGAAATAGCGGACGACGCTCAGCAGCTTCGCGAAGCGCCGCTCGCGGACGAGGCTGTTGGGACCATGGCGCCGCAGTCGCCGTTCCGCCTCGTCGGACGTCAAGCCCGCCGCGGTCGTCCCCAGCAGCTCGAGCAGTTCCTCGCGCGGCCGATCCCAGAAGTCGGCCAAGGGCGCCGCCGGGGATCTCATGCGCCCTCTTCCTCGTCGCAGGGACGCTTGCCCGACGCTCCGAGCGACGGCCTTGGCGATCGCGAAGACCGCGGGAGCCGCGACCGCGTCCGCCGCGGAAACGGCGAGCGCCGTCTTCGCGCGGGAGGCCACGACGCAAGGCCGAGCGGGACGGGCCCTCCGGCGGCGCAGAAACCGGAGATCGTCGTCGCGCCGGCCGAGGCGCGACGCGCATCGGGCTTGGCGAGGCCCGGCTCGAAATGCGGCATGACGTCGCCCCCCGCCGTCGGACGCTCTTGGGAGAAGTCCACGATCGGCGAGCCCGTCGCCGCGGTCAGCTCGTAGGCCTGAAGCACTCGCTGCGCCTCCCTTGCCGCCGCCCCCGGGTTCTCGCGGAGTTCGCGTTCCGCCCGAGCACCTTCGACCGCGTGGCGTTCGGCGTCGCTCGTGGCCGCCAAGGCCGATGGCGATCGGGCCGGCCGCGACGACGAGGCCTATCGAACGGACGGCGCCCGAGAGCCCAGCCGCCGACGGGCAGGGGATCATCACCCCGTCGGACATCCCGATCACGGCGCCGCGTCTGTTTCCGCAGGTCTTCGCGGCGTCGCCCTTGCGGCGGCGAATCTCCTTAGAAGACGCGCCGCCGCGAGACAAGCCTGAAAATCAGAACGACCAGCGCCACGACCAACAGGATGTGGATCAGGCCGCCCATCGTGTAGGAGGTGAGCATTCCCAGAAGCCACAGACCGACGAGAATGATCAAGATCGTCCAGAGCATTGCCGCCCTCCAGTTCCCCGGGCCTAGTCCGTCTTCTTGCCGACGATGAGCTCGTTGCGCACGTCCTTGACGCCCTTGGTGTCGCGGGCGATGCGCTCCCCGACGGTGAGGTCGTTCACGACCCCTTCCACGCCTTCCGTCCGCCACGCGACACGCCCGGCCTCGCGGCGGGCGTCTTCGGTGTCCACCACGCCGCTCAGGTAGACCACGCCGTCCCTGGTCTGAACATCCACTTGGCGCGCCTTCACCTTGTCGTTGGCTTCCAGCGACGCCTGGATCACGGACGTGATTCCTGAATCGACGTGCCGCGTGTGTTGCGGCACCATCGACGACGCGCACCCGACAAGCGCGACCAACCCGACACCGACCAGGCACATCGCCGCCGCGGGGAGTTTTCCCTTCATCGTCGATCCTCCTGTCCCGAAACCGTCCCGAACGCCGTTCATCGCCGCTTCCCGCCCTCGCGCGGGGCGGCCGGCGGCGGCTCCTGCGGCGCCGGCTTCGGCTCCGACGGCGGAGCGGGCTTCTCCCTCGACTTCAGCGGTCCCCCGTCCGGCGCGGCGCGAGGCGTCTTCGCGCGTCCTTCTCCGGGCGCGGGCTATTTCTTCTCCTCCGGCCGCTCGGTCGGTCGCGCCGCGGGCGGCGCCTGCCGCTCCCCGCGCGCGGGCGGCGCTTCGCGCTTGGCGGGCGCGGGGGCGGCGGTCTTCGGGACGGGCGCGGGGCCGGCTCCGCGGCGCGCCGACGGCGGCGGCGCGATGTCGCGCTCGATCTTCTTCGGCGGCCGGACTACGGCGCCGCTCCGCGGCTTCAGTTCCTTGGGGGCTTCGGGCGCGAGGGCGGAGACCGCCTTGACGCCGGCGGGCGCCCGAACGCCGGCCACGAACGGCTTGCCGACCGGGTCCTCGGTCGCGGCGGGCCTCGGCGCCGGCCGGCCGGTCCGCTCGATTTCCGCGGCCTTCTGGGCGAACGGCTGCGGCCGCGGCGGAGGCACGAGCCGCGCGGCCAAGGGCCGATCGGCGACCACGCGCGGGACCGCCTTGGGCCCCGCGTTCCGGCCCGGCGCCACGACGAGGCTCTCCCGCCGCGGGGCGACGCCGACGGCGGTGGAGCCGATCACGGGCGCCCGCGCGATCTCCGTCCGCGCGACGCGGATCGGGCGCACCGCGCCCGCCCCGAAGGCGTTGTAGTTCACGACCGTCACCGCGTTGTTCACGGCGATGTTCCTGTACCTTCCGGCCTCCCGCGGCGCCGATTGCCACGGGTAGTAGTAACGCTCGGAGGGGGCCAGCGGAACCCACCCGATCGCCGGCCCGCCGATCGACAGCGACGCGCCCCAGTTCCGTCCGCCGACGAAGGCGACCAGCGCCGGAGCGTAGACGGCCTCGATGCCCATCACGGCCGCGGGACCGCGATACCCTCGCCGCGGAGGCGGCACCCAGCCCCAGTAGTTTCCCGTCCACGCCCAACGGCCGTAGTGGTACGGCGCCCAGCCCCACGACTCGTCGGAGACCCACGTCCATCCGAAGGGATCCTGCCAGATCCAGCGGCCCGACTGATACGGCGCCCATCCTTCGGCCATTCTGGGCGTCCAGACGCGGCCGTACTCCGGGCTCTCGCGCCACGAGCCGTAGTCGTCGAGGTCTTCGTAGCCCACGACGTCGGCGTTGACGTATCGGGCGCTCGGCGATCTCTCGAAACGGGAATCGCGGCCGTCGCACCAACTCTGGAACGGCGTGCGGCCGGCGAGCGTTCCGTAGGCGTAGGTCGGCGGATCGGCGTCCTCGATCTCCAGACTCTCGCCCTCGCGGACGTCGAGCTGCTGTCCGCCGACCGCCAGCGACATCGCGCCCTGCACGACCTCGTACCGCACCGCGCGGTCCGCGAACTGCACTCGGTAGCGACCGGGCTCGAGGATCGTCGCGGCGGCGTTCGGCGTGTCGATCTCCACCGCGAAGCCTTGCGGGAACGACCGCGCGCGCAGGTCGAGGGCGCCGCTCCTAATCCCCAGCTGCGCGACGTCCCTCGTGTTGTTGACGAGATCGACGAGCGTTCCGCCGTCGAGGCGGACGACGACGCCGTTCCCCAGGTCCGCCTCCGCGCGTCCGCCGGCGGCGGCGAAGAGGGAATCGCCGGACACCAGCGGCGTGTTGACGCGCAGGCCGTTCCAGCCTTCGACGTCGCCGCGCTGGTAGGAGACCTCGCCGCCGACGTAGCCGACGCGCGCGACGCGCGCGTCGGAATCGTCCGCGAAGCCCGGGGACGGCAGGAAGAGCGTCCCCGCAAGCAGAGCAAGAACAACCGCGGCTCTCTTCATTTCGCTGCGCTCCCGAAGGCTCCGCCTCCAAGCAAGACGACGGCGCCCCCCGTCGTCTCGAACGTTCGATGACGGTACGCAGCGCCTCGCCGGCGCGCACTCTCTTTTGGGCGTCGCCGAGGCGACGGCGGCCCGGCGCCGTAGGACGCCCGCGACGCTACTTCGCGCGCACCGTCACCGTCGCCGCGTGCTCGCGGTGGTCGTCCGCCAAGGGAATCGTTCCGTCGTCCCGCTCGACGCCGTCGACGACCACGCGCGGCGCGCCGCTCGGCCCCTCGTCGCCGGCGCGGAGCTGCGAGACGACGATGTGGTAGACCGTTTCCCGATACCGGTAGTGGATCGTGAGCCCGGGCCAGTCCGCCGGCAGCAGCGGGGCGAGGTGAAGCAGCTCGCTCTCGAGCCGCAGACCCAGGAGCGATTCCACGAGGAGCCGGTACATCCAGCCGGCCGACCCGGTGTACCACGTCCAGCCGCCGCGCCCCGTGTGCGGCGCGAGCGCGTATACGTCGGCCGCCATGACGTACGGCTCGACCTTGTACGCGGCGACGGCCTCCGCCGACCTCGCGTGGTTCACCGGATTGATCATCGACGCGAGTTCCCACGCGCGCGCGGCGTCGCCCATGGCCGCGAAGGCCATGGCCGCCCAAATCGCCCCGTGGGTGTATTGCCCGCCGTTCTCCCGGACTCCCGGCACGTAGCCGCGGATGTAGCCGGGGTCGAGGTTCGACTTGTCGAAAGGCGGATCGAGAAGCTGGATCAGCCCGGGCCCGCGGCGCACGAGCCGCCCGTCAACCGCCGCCATCGCCGCCCGCGCGCGCGGGGGGTCCCCCGCCCCGGAGAGCACGGCCCAGCTCTGCGAAATCGAATCGATCTGGCACTCGACGCTTCCCGCCGAGCCGAGCGGCGTCCCGTCGTCGAAGTAGGCGCGGCGGTACCAGTCGCCGTCCCAGCCGCCGCGCTCGAGGCTCTCGGCCAGCCGCGCGCCCTCGTCCTCGCAGCGCTCGGCGAACGACGCGTCGCCCCTTGCGCGCGCCAGCGCGCCGAACTGCCGCAGCACCGCGCAGAGGAAGAAGCCGAGCCAGACGCTCTCGCCCTTGCCGCCCATCCCCACCAGATTCATGCCGTCGTTCCAGTCCCCGGAGCCGATCAGCGGCAGGCCGTGCTCGCCGAACCGCAGGCCGTGCAGGACGGCGCGCACGCAGTGGTCGTAGAGACTGGCCGCTTCGGCGGAGCGGCCGGGCAGGTCGTAGTAGGAATCCTCCTCCGGGTTGACCGGGCGCCCTTCCAAGAAGGGGGCGGGCACGTCCAGCACGCCGGTGTCGCCGGTGCCCGTCACGTAGCGGCACGCCGCCAACGGCAGCCAGAGGTAGTCGTCCGAACAATGCGTGCGGACGCCCCTGCCGGACGGCGGATGCCACCAGTGCTGGACGTCCCCTTCCGAAAACTGACGGCCCGCGCAGACGAGCAGATGTTCGCGCAGCCGCGCGGGCTCGGTGTGGATGAGCGCCATGGCGTCCTGCAGCTGGTCGCGGAAACCGAAGGCGCCGCCGGACTGGTAGTAGCCGCTGCGCCCCCACACGCGGCACGCCAGCGTCTGGTACACCAGCCAGCCGTTGGCGAGGACGTTGACGGCCGAATCGGGAGTCTCGACCTGCACCGCGCCGAGCGCGTGGTTCCACTGCCGCCAGACCGCCTCCAGCGCGCCGCGCGCGGCCAACGAGCCGCGGAAGCGCTGCACCAGCGCGGCGGCGTCCTCTTCGTTGCGCCCGGCGCCGAGCCGGAAGACGACCTCGCGTTCCTCGCCCTCGGCCAGTTCGACGTTCACTTGGATGGCGGCGCAGGGATCCAGCCCGACCCCCGTCTTGCCGGACAGGCGCGCGCGGCCCATCGCGGCCGGGTTTCCCATCGCGCCGTTGCGCCCGAGGAATTCGGTGCGGTCGGCGCTCACGAGGCGCGTCCCGTCGTCCACGTGGAGGAACGCGACGCGATCGGCGAACTCGGTGTTGTACGGGTTGCGCGCCAACAGCGCGCCGCTCCGCGGATCGACTTCGGTGCCCACGTGCATCGCGCACTTCGGCCGCAAATCCCCCAGCACCCACTCCACATAGCAGGTGGCGGAGATCCGCCGCGCCCGGCCCGACTCGTTGCGCAGCTTCAGCACGGAGAACTTGATCGGCGCGTCCGCCGCGACGTAAACCCACAGCTCGGAGCGAATGCCGCCGCGGGAGTGCTCGAAGACGCTGTAGCCGAAGCCGTGGCGGACGACGTAGGGCGCGGCCGCGACGACGGGCAGCGGCGTGGGCGACCAGACGTGGCCGGTCTCCTCGTCCCGCAGGTAGAGGGCCTCCCCGCCGGCGTCGCTCACCGGGTCGTTGCACCAGGGGGTGAGGCGGAACTCGTGCGCGTTCTCGCTCCAGGTGTAGGCGGCGCCGCTCTCCGAGACGACCGTCCCGAACGAGGGATTCGCGAGCACGTTCGCCCACGGCGCCGGCGTCGTCCGGCCGGGCGCGAGCTGGATGACGTATTCGCGCCCGTCGGGGGTGAATCCGCCCAACCCGTTGAAGAGGATCAGGTCTTGGCGCGGCGGCGCCTCGGCCGCGGCGGGATCCGGTCGATAGGTTCTGCTCGGCCTGAGCCGCGGCACGCGCGGCTCGACCGGGCCGCGGTGGTCGAGCTGCTCCGCCAGCGTTCCGCGGCCGTCCGTCACGACGACCCGCGCCGCCGACTGGAGCAGGATCCGGTCCTCGGTGGATATCTGCTCCGCCGCGCGCACGAAGATGCCGCCCGGACGATCGATCGCGTTCGCCTCGATGCCGGACGCGATCATCCCCATGATTTGGTCCTGCAACCGCTGCCGATAGCCGGCGTGGTCTTCGTTCCAGACCACCAAGTCAACCGCCAACCCCTTCAGGCGCCAGTAAGCGTGGGCCTGCACGAGTTGGCGCACGAGGTCGATGTTGGCCGCGTCCGCGATCTGCAGCAGCACGATCGGCAGGTCGCCGGAGATGGCGTAGCCCCACAGCCCGGACTGCCCGCGGCGATTCCGGAGCAGCACGGCGGCTTCGGCGCGCAGGGCGGCGTTGGCGTAGAGCACGGAGCCGGCCAGGCGCGCATAGAGTTCCGCGTCCGCCTCGCTGGCGTTGAGCTGCCACAGCACCACTTGGCTGTGGGTCCACGTCAGGTCGAAGACGCGGTCCGCGAGATGCCGATCCTGATACTTCTCGGCCAGGCCCAAGGCCGCCTCGCGGGTCTCCCCGACGCCGGAGACGATGTCGATGGTCGCCGACTGTTCCGGATCGAGCGCGAGGCGGCAGCGGACGGCGACGATCGGATCGAGCACCGGGCCGTCCGCGCCGGAGAGCGCCGCCGTCTCGGTCATCGCCAGCGGGGCGGCGGCCGTCCTCGCCCGGCCGAGGAACCGCAGGCGATCCGTCTCGTAGGACATCTCGCCGACGTCCGCGTCGTGCACGATCATCAGGTGAAGCATCCACGGCGGCTGCTCGCCGCGGGAGCGGGGACGGCGGCTGCAGAGGATCGCGCGCCGCTCCGGCATGATCTCGGTCTGCACGAAGAGATCGCTGAAGGCCGGGTGGAGCGCGTCCGCCGGCGCCGGCGCGATCACCACTTCGGCGTAGCTCGTCACGTCGATCTCCCGGCGCTGCCGCGAGCGATTGACGATGCGGACCCGGCGGAGCTCGATGTCGTCCTCCGGCGAGACGACGATGTCGGTGCGCGTCTCGAAGTCGCCGTCGCCGCCGTCGCAGACATCGCGGCGGCGGAATTCGGCGCGCCCCTCGGAGAAGATGACTTCGTAGCTTTCCGGCCGCGCGAGCGTCGGCTGGTGGGCGGCCGACCAGAACGCCCCGCTCGCCACGTCGCGGACGTAGCAGAACGTCCCCCAGTTGTCGCAGGTGCCGTCTTCGCGCCAGCGCGTGACCGCGAGGTCCTTGAAGCGGCTGTATCCGCCTCCCGCGTTCGTGACCATCACGTGGTAGCGGCCGTTCGACAACAACTGCACTTCCGGCGCCGGCGTGTCCGGCGTGCCGAACACGCGGATCGGCGTCTTCGCGGCGACCGGCGAGCGGACGTCGGACAGCTGGGCCGTCCGCGCGAAGAACGCCGTGGCCCTGGGAATCCGCTCCTGCAGCAGGAGCATGACCGCTTGGAACAGCCGGTCGGACTCGAACCGCCGCTGCATCGGACGCTCCAAGACGAAGTGCGCCAGCGCAAGCAGGCTCATGCCTTGGTGATGGGCCATGAACGACCGCACCGCGACCCGCGCCTGCCCGCGTCGCTGCCGCGCCGGCGTGTAGTCGATCGCCTCGAAGAGGCCGAACTTGCCGATGAACCCTTCGGCCGCGAGTCGTTGCAGATTTCGGCACGCCTCCTCGGGGGCCACCATCAGCGCCATCGCCGAGGCGTAGGGCGCGACGACCAGATCGTCGGCCAGGCCCCGCTTGAGACCAAGGCCCGGGACGCCGAAGGCGCGGTACTGGTAGTTGAGGTGCATGTCCACGGTGTTGTAGCCGGATTCCGACATGCCCCACGGGACGCCGCGCCGGCGTCCATACTCGATCTGCCGCGCCACCGCCGCCTTGCAGGTCTGGTCGAGCAGCGTGTTCTCGTAGGTCGGCATGACCAAGAGCGGCATCAGGTACTCGAACATCGAGCCGCTCCACGAGAGGAGGACCGGCTCGCCGCCGGCGCCGGCGAGCGGACGCCCCAAGGCGAACCAGCTCTCCTGGGGCAGCTGCCCCTGCGCGATGCCCACGAAACAGCACAGCCGCGCTTCGGAGGCCAGCAGGTCGTAGTAGCCGGCGTCCGCGCGGCGCTGATCCACGCTGTAGCCGATGGTCAGCAGATGGCGCGTCTTGTCGAAGAGGAAGTCGTACTCCATCTGCGCGAATTCGCCGGCCAGCGCCGCCAAACGTCCGATGGCCGCCATCCGCTCTTGGGCGCGGGCGCTCCCCTCCGCGACGCGGCGCTGCAGTTCGGCGAGCCACTCCCGCTGCGCCGGCGTCGTTTCCGCCTCGAGCCGACGCTGCAATCGGGGACGCCACGCCGCGTCGAGACCCGCCGCGTCGCGCAGGGTCGGGATTCCGTCGATTTCGGCGAACTCCTCCACCCCGACCGGCGCCGCCGGAAGCGAGAGCCACGGCGCGAGGAACGCCAGCTCGCCCAGCGCCTCGCGGCATTGCCGGGCGAGCGCCTCCGCCCATCGGTTCGCGTCGCTCTCGGGCGCGGCGCCCTCGGCGGCGGATCCGTCCGCGGCTTGGGCGACGAGTTGCGCGGCGAGGGCCGCCAGTCGCGCGAGCGACGACCGCGCCGCCGTCAGGGTGTCCGGACGGGCCGCGCGCACCGACTCGAGCTCGCTCCGGAACTCCGCCGTCGGCGCCGCCGCGGCGCCGCGCGCGGCGTCGACGAAGATCCGAAACGCATCGGCCAGTCCGTCGAACAGCCGCCCGTCCAGCACCCTGTCGTCGGGAAGCGCGAGCAGGCCCGCGCGCAGCGTCAGCAGGTGGCCGGCGAGGTTGCCGCTGTCCACGGTCGAGATGTAGAGCGGCGGCAGCGGACGCAGGGTGTGCGTGTCGTACCAGTTGTAGAAGTGTCCCCGGTGCCGCTCGAGCCCCTCCATCGTGCGCAGCGTGTTCGCCGTACGCTCGACGAGCTGTCCGGCGGTGACGTAGCCGAAGTCGTACGCGGACAGATTCGACAGCAGCGCCAAGCCGATGTTCGTCGGCGAGGTGCGGTGAGCGACCGAGGCGACGCGGTACTCCTGGTAGTTGTCGGGCGGAAGCCAATGGTCCTCCGCGCCGACGATGGTCTCGAAGAAGGCCCACGTCCGGCGCGCCAACGCGCGCAGGAAGAGCGTTTGGGCGCGCGTCAGCGCGGGTTTTCGGCGAACGAGCGGGCGGCTGATCCACCAGGCCGCGGCGGGCGAGGCGAACCACAGGAGCAGTATCGGCGCCGCCGCGGCCAAAGCGGCCGGCGTAGACGTCGCCACGTGGATCGCCGCCGCGACGGCGACGGCGGGCGCGATCCACATCGACCGCCAGCTCGCGGCGAGGCCGCCGCGGCCGTTCTCCGCCGACGCGCGATCCGTCTCGCTCGACGGATTCCATTCGAGCAGCCGCCGGCGCGTCGCCCACATCCGCCACGCCGTGCGCGCGATGGCCTCCGCGCTGAAGAACGCTTCGAACGGGAGGCACGCCAGTTCGAACGCCGCCTGCGCGAGGTGAAGCGACGCCGTGCGCGCGACCTCGGCGAGGTGCTGCCGCAACAGCACCTCCTTCCGCTTGCGCAGCAGGTCGAACGCCGACGCGCACAAGGAGGGGACGAACAGGACGGCGACGACCGCGACGGTCCACAGCCACGCCGACGAGAGGACCGTCCATCCCAGCAGCAAGACGAGCGTCAGCGCCGCCGGAACGAGGCTGCGCCGCAGGTTGTCGAACAGTTTCCAGAGCGACAGCCCCGAGAGCGGATTCCGCCGACTGCGGCGGCGTCCCCCCGGAACGCGCGGCAGCAGCCAGCCGGCAAGCTGCCAGTCGCCGCGAATCCAGCGCCGGCGCCGGCACACGTCCGCGCAGTAGCGAGGCGGATACTCCTCGTACACCTCGACGTCGCTCAGCAGACCCGCCCGCGCGTAGCACCCCTCGAGGAGGTCGTGGCTGAGGATCCGGTTCTCGGGGAAGCGCCCGTCGAGGGCGCGCTCGAACGCATCGACGTCGTAGATCCCCTTGCCGATGAACGAGCCTTCGCCGAAGACGTCCTGGTAGACGTCGGACACGGTGCGCGTGTAGGGGTCGATCCCCGGTTCTCCGCCGCACAGCCGCGCATAGCGCGAGCGGTTCGTCCCCGGAAGACTCGCCGCCACGCGCGGCTGCAGGATGCCGTAGCCCTCGACGACGCGCCGCTTCGCCTCGTCGTACCGCGGGCGATTCAGCGGATGCGCCATCGCCCCGACGAGCTGCCGCGCCGCGTCGCGCGGCAACTGCGTGTCCGTGTCCAAGGTGACCACGTACTTCACGTCGGACAGGATCGCGGCGTCGCCGACGACGAGCGAGAAGCCGCCCTCGGCGACGGCGCGCCCGCGGCCGCGGAGCAGCGCGTTCAAGGCCGCGAGCTTGCCGCGCTTGCGCTCGTAGCCCATCCAGATCCGTTCCTGCGGGTTCCAGAGCCGCGGACGATGGAAGAGGAAGAAGATGTCGCCCTCGGTCCGGCCCCCGTCCCCGGCGTACTTCTCGTTCAGCTCCTCGATCGTCGTCCGGGCCAGCCGCACCAGCGGCTCATCCTCGGGCAGCGACTCCTCGCCCGCGTCGCGCAGATCGGTCAGCAGCCCGAAGTGCAGGCACGCGTC contains:
- a CDS encoding cyclic beta 1-2 glucan synthetase; protein product: MKVRRRGGALPRVRPDEETPLRSELFSVDQMERHGKALAGAHKLAPGRAPDQLVARLAANENVLLEVRNLLTGAVAKNRSITPAGEWLLDNFYLVEEQIRTARRHLPKGYSRELPRLAHGPSAGRPRVYDIALEMVAHGDGRVDAETLGRFVAAYQSVTPLKLGELWAIPIMLRLALIENLRRAGVRIAAGWAERDLADSWADQMTETAEKDPKSLILVIADMAHSDPPMVGAFVAELARRLKGRGSALALPLTWIEQRLSESGLTIEQLVQAESQRQAADQVSISNSIGSLRLLGAMDWRGFVESTSLVEQILREDPGGVYGRMDFASRDHYRHATERIAKEGRATESEVARRALEMARAADADNRDRAGHVGFYLIDKGRPELERATQVRLTAVEALRRTASHVPLLLYLGTIALVAAAVAWRLLLRERAGGAPEWALWPIGVLSLLAASRLAVALTNWLATLLATPRALPKMDFSAGIPPESRTLVVVPTILSGARNVGELAEALEVRFLANRDACLHFGLLTDLRDAGEESLPEDEPLVRLARTTIEELNEKYAGDGGRTEGDIFFLFHRPRLWNPQERIWMGYERKRGKLAALNALLRGRGRAVAEGGFSLVVGDAAILSDVKYVVTLDTDTQLPRDAARQLVGAMAHPLNRPRYDEAKRRVVEGYGILQPRVAASLPGTNRSRYARLCGGEPGIDPYTRTVSDVYQDVFGEGSFIGKGIYDVDAFERALDGRFPENRILSHDLLEGCYARAGLLSDVEVYEEYPPRYCADVCRRRRWIRGDWQLAGWLLPRVPGGRRRSRRNPLSGLSLWKLFDNLRRSLVPAALTLVLLLGWTVLSSAWLWTVAVVAVLFVPSLCASAFDLLRKRKEVLLRQHLAEVARTASLHLAQAAFELACLPFEAFFSAEAIARTAWRMWATRRRLLEWNPSSETDRASAENGRGGLAASWRSMWIAPAVAVAAAIHVATSTPAALAAAAPILLLWFASPAAAWWISRPLVRRKPALTRAQTLFLRALARRTWAFFETIVGAEDHWLPPDNYQEYRVASVAHRTSPTNIGLALLSNLSAYDFGYVTAGQLVERTANTLRTMEGLERHRGHFYNWYDTHTLRPLPPLYISTVDSGNLAGHLLTLRAGLLALPDDRVLDGRLFDGLADAFRIFVDAARGAAAAPTAEFRSELESVRAARPDTLTAARSSLARLAALAAQLVAQAADGSAAEGAAPESDANRWAEALARQCREALGELAFLAPWLSLPAAPVGVEEFAEIDGIPTLRDAAGLDAAWRPRLQRRLEAETTPAQREWLAELQRRVAEGSARAQERMAAIGRLAALAGEFAQMEYDFLFDKTRHLLTIGYSVDQRRADAGYYDLLASEARLCCFVGIAQGQLPQESWFALGRPLAGAGGEPVLLSWSGSMFEYLMPLLVMPTYENTLLDQTCKAAVARQIEYGRRRGVPWGMSESGYNTVDMHLNYQYRAFGVPGLGLKRGLADDLVVAPYASAMALMVAPEEACRNLQRLAAEGFIGKFGLFEAIDYTPARQRRGQARVAVRSFMAHHQGMSLLALAHFVLERPMQRRFESDRLFQAVMLLLQERIPRATAFFARTAQLSDVRSPVAAKTPIRVFGTPDTPAPEVQLLSNGRYHVMVTNAGGGYSRFKDLAVTRWREDGTCDNWGTFCYVRDVASGAFWSAAHQPTLARPESYEVIFSEGRAEFRRRDVCDGGDGDFETRTDIVVSPEDDIELRRVRIVNRSRQRREIDVTSYAEVVIAPAPADALHPAFSDLFVQTEIMPERRAILCSRRPRSRGEQPPWMLHLMIVHDADVGEMSYETDRLRFLGRARTAAAPLAMTETAALSGADGPVLDPIVAVRCRLALDPEQSATIDIVSGVGETREAALGLAEKYQDRHLADRVFDLTWTHSQVVLWQLNASEADAELYARLAGSVLYANAALRAEAAVLLRNRRGQSGLWGYAISGDLPIVLLQIADAANIDLVRQLVQAHAYWRLKGLAVDLVVWNEDHAGYRQRLQDQIMGMIASGIEANAIDRPGGIFVRAAEQISTEDRILLQSAARVVVTDGRGTLAEQLDHRGPVEPRVPRLRPSRTYRPDPAAAEAPPRQDLILFNGLGGFTPDGREYVIQLAPGRTTPAPWANVLANPSFGTVVSESGAAYTWSENAHEFRLTPWCNDPVSDAGGEALYLRDEETGHVWSPTPLPVVAAAPYVVRHGFGYSVFEHSRGGIRSELWVYVAADAPIKFSVLKLRNESGRARRISATCYVEWVLGDLRPKCAMHVGTEVDPRSGALLARNPYNTEFADRVAFLHVDDGTRLVSADRTEFLGRNGAMGNPAAMGRARLSGKTGVGLDPCAAIQVNVELAEGEEREVVFRLGAGRNEEDAAALVQRFRGSLAARGALEAVWRQWNHALGAVQVETPDSAVNVLANGWLVYQTLACRVWGRSGYYQSGGAFGFRDQLQDAMALIHTEPARLREHLLVCAGRQFSEGDVQHWWHPPSGRGVRTHCSDDYLWLPLAACRYVTGTGDTGVLDVPAPFLEGRPVNPEEDSYYDLPGRSAEAASLYDHCVRAVLHGLRFGEHGLPLIGSGDWNDGMNLVGMGGKGESVWLGFFLCAVLRQFGALARARGDASFAERCEDEGARLAESLERGGWDGDWYRRAYFDDGTPLGSAGSVECQIDSISQSWAVLSGAGDPPRARAAMAAVDGRLVRRGPGLIQLLDPPFDKSNLDPGYIRGYVPGVRENGGQYTHGAIWAAMAFAAMGDAARAWELASMINPVNHARSAEAVAAYKVEPYVMAADVYALAPHTGRGGWTWYTGSAGWMYRLLVESLLGLRLESELLHLAPLLPADWPGLTIHYRYRETVYHIVVSQLRAGDEGPSGAPRVVVDGVERDDGTIPLADDHREHAATVTVRAK